In a single window of the Pseudodesulfovibrio profundus genome:
- a CDS encoding radical SAM protein: MSEQVNSLIWNMTRKCNFRCEYCYFPHDNTPVTETLPIERVRQFLDGTGRVWSVRMTGGEPFIYPGINDICATLAEKHIIGIDTNLSVSSKIKEFAERIDPSRVENFYAALHIEERERVKGVDAFIRNARLLMDKGFRVIVNYVVHPTLEHRFHDDTKFFADHGVPITPRPFRGVHEGRRYPEAYGDRAQAIFADHPEQGKKIAFNFQGIPCTAGQTLLRMEPDGTVFRCPGDKTVLGNVLDSVKVADGAAPCIKGRCPCRGLDHVHLTDAQKAMVDGVQFAVVGDNRASADAFGRAAAAQPEHPCVENNLGVLAWRSGDRDGAIRHFRNARTARQERSLYETNLTRAEQGETFDPEICLDVNFPHGNNA, from the coding sequence ATGAGCGAACAGGTGAACAGTTTGATATGGAACATGACGCGAAAGTGTAATTTCCGTTGTGAATACTGTTATTTCCCCCACGACAATACCCCGGTTACCGAAACCCTGCCCATCGAGCGGGTGCGGCAGTTTCTGGATGGCACCGGCCGTGTCTGGTCTGTTCGCATGACCGGAGGGGAGCCGTTCATCTACCCCGGCATCAATGATATCTGCGCCACGCTGGCTGAAAAGCACATCATCGGCATCGACACCAACCTGTCGGTTTCGTCGAAAATCAAAGAGTTCGCCGAGCGCATCGATCCCAGCCGCGTGGAGAATTTCTATGCCGCGCTACATATCGAGGAGCGGGAGCGGGTCAAGGGAGTCGACGCCTTCATTCGCAATGCGCGGTTGCTCATGGACAAGGGATTTAGGGTCATCGTCAATTACGTGGTCCACCCCACGCTGGAGCATCGCTTCCACGACGATACGAAATTTTTCGCCGATCATGGCGTGCCGATTACGCCGCGTCCATTTCGTGGTGTTCATGAAGGGCGGCGCTACCCCGAAGCCTACGGTGATCGAGCGCAGGCCATTTTTGCGGACCATCCCGAGCAGGGCAAAAAGATCGCCTTCAATTTTCAGGGCATTCCCTGCACAGCCGGACAGACGCTGCTGCGCATGGAGCCGGACGGCACCGTGTTCCGTTGTCCCGGCGACAAGACCGTGCTCGGCAACGTGCTGGACAGTGTGAAAGTTGCTGACGGCGCAGCGCCCTGCATCAAGGGCCGGTGTCCGTGTCGGGGATTGGATCATGTCCATTTGACCGATGCCCAGAAAGCCATGGTGGACGGCGTCCAGTTCGCCGTGGTCGGTGACAACCGCGCATCAGCCGATGCCTTTGGTCGGGCAGCAGCGGCCCAGCCCGAACATCCCTGCGTGGAGAACAATCTGGGCGTGCTCGCATGGCGCAGCGGTGACCGTGACGGTGCCATCCGTCATTTTCGCAATGCACGGACAGCGCGACAGGAGCGCTCTCTCTACGAAACCAATCTGACTCGGGCGGAGCAGGGAGAGACTTTTGACCCTGAAATCTGTCTGGATGTGAATTTCCCCCATGGAAACAACGCGTAG
- a CDS encoding metallophosphoesterase family protein, with amino-acid sequence MHWIAFGDIHESTGTARFIPELDTAEAVIITGDITNRGSREAAQEVISTLQGMNPRILAQPGNMDTDAVQAFLVELDMDIHLRVRTLAPGLGLMGVGLSTPTPFATPGEVPEATLTQWLDETYAKAADFDQLIIAIHEPPHGSTVDRIGSGDHVGSPGVRAFIERVQPAAVLTGHIHESSGIDHIGSTPVINPGMLAHGGYVRIDWEGGSLSLELESIR; translated from the coding sequence ATGCATTGGATCGCATTCGGCGACATACACGAATCCACGGGCACGGCCCGCTTCATCCCCGAGCTGGATACGGCCGAGGCTGTGATCATCACCGGCGACATCACCAATCGCGGCAGCCGCGAAGCCGCCCAGGAAGTCATCAGCACGCTTCAGGGCATGAATCCGCGCATCCTTGCCCAGCCGGGCAACATGGATACCGACGCGGTACAGGCTTTTCTGGTGGAGCTGGATATGGATATCCATCTTCGCGTCCGCACGCTGGCTCCCGGTTTGGGCCTGATGGGAGTCGGGCTGTCTACGCCGACCCCGTTCGCAACCCCCGGCGAGGTGCCCGAAGCCACCCTGACACAATGGCTTGATGAGACCTACGCCAAGGCCGCCGACTTCGACCAGCTCATCATAGCCATCCATGAGCCGCCCCACGGCAGCACGGTGGACCGCATCGGTTCCGGCGACCATGTGGGCAGCCCCGGCGTCCGCGCATTCATCGAGCGCGTACAGCCTGCCGCCGTGCTCACCGGCCACATTCATGAATCCAGCGGCATCGACCACATCGGCAGCACGCCAGTAATCAACCCCGGCATGCTGGCCCATGGCGGGTACGTGCGCATCGACTGGGAGGGCGGCAGCCTGTCCCTGGAGCTAGAGAGCATTCGATGA
- a CDS encoding polysaccharide deacetylase family protein, translating into MIDDRFNPLLNELNLWTQSAKTAEFWWRDDDAAEPCVELDRLIELSERHAAPCGLATVPTRTGEALGRVVAESSHLWVLQHGYAHVNHAPKGNGAWELGLHRPESVVLSELCDGMRILSRLFGERFVPVVVPPWNKMDAALLPSLPGMGYRGASASYKSSRPIPPEGLRMADAHCDLLSWKDKAHGARFAGEEKCIGHLVDHLKNKRTGHADEREPTCALTHHLEMDDAAWDFMDSLLSVISGHPASGWISPVDIWPAN; encoded by the coding sequence ATGATCGATGACAGATTCAATCCCCTGCTGAACGAACTGAACCTCTGGACGCAATCAGCAAAAACAGCCGAGTTCTGGTGGCGTGACGATGACGCTGCCGAACCGTGCGTGGAATTGGATCGACTCATTGAACTGAGCGAGCGCCACGCAGCACCGTGTGGTCTGGCAACCGTGCCGACCCGCACCGGCGAAGCTCTGGGGCGAGTCGTAGCGGAGTCTTCCCACCTGTGGGTGCTCCAGCACGGCTATGCGCACGTTAACCATGCACCCAAAGGCAACGGGGCGTGGGAATTGGGTTTGCACCGGCCCGAGAGCGTTGTTCTGAGTGAATTGTGCGACGGCATGCGGATTCTTTCCCGACTGTTCGGCGAGCGTTTCGTGCCCGTGGTGGTCCCGCCGTGGAACAAGATGGACGCGGCCCTGCTCCCTTCGCTTCCGGGCATGGGATACCGGGGCGCTTCGGCCAGCTACAAATCCAGCCGACCGATTCCGCCAGAGGGACTCCGCATGGCAGATGCCCACTGCGATCTGCTCTCATGGAAAGACAAGGCGCACGGAGCGCGTTTCGCCGGTGAAGAGAAGTGCATCGGCCACCTTGTCGACCACTTGAAAAACAAGCGCACCGGTCACGCGGATGAGCGCGAACCGACCTGCGCACTGACGCATCATCTGGAGATGGATGACGCGGCCTGGGATTTCATGGACTCTTTATTGTCCGTAATCAGTGGACATCCCGCTTCGGGCTGGATTTCCCCTGTTGACATATGGCCTGCCAACTGA
- a CDS encoding cyclic 2,3-diphosphoglycerate synthase has protein sequence MIEKVIIMGAAGRDFHNFNVYFRDNERYDVVGFTATQIPDIHGRVYPPELCGTKYPDGIPIHPDDDLEGLIREKGVDLVVFSYSDITHNEVMHKASAVTAAGADFMIVGAPYTMIESNKPVISVCAVRTGCGKSQTSREVVRVLQDMGKRVVTVRHPMPYGDLVKQAVQRFAKYEDFDEHQCTIEEREEYEPVIDMGAVIYAGVDYGRILEAAEAEADVIVWDGGNNDTPFYKPDLNIVVFDPHRAGHEMTYHPGETNMRMCDVAIINKVDSATSEQVAEVRKNITTTNPNALIIEADSEVTADKPELISGKRVLVVEDGPTLTHGEMAYGAGVIAAERLGAAEMVDPRPYLVGTLKETFATYPDIGTLLPAMGYSAQQVRDLEATINATDCDVVISATPIDITGLLSVNKPLVRVKYGYKDNSAPTLESVVKEQFG, from the coding sequence ATGATCGAAAAAGTCATTATCATGGGAGCAGCCGGAAGGGATTTTCATAACTTCAACGTCTATTTTCGCGATAACGAACGCTATGACGTCGTGGGGTTCACGGCCACGCAGATACCCGATATCCACGGTCGCGTGTATCCACCGGAACTCTGCGGCACCAAGTATCCCGACGGCATCCCCATCCACCCGGACGACGATCTGGAAGGATTAATCCGGGAAAAAGGCGTGGACCTCGTGGTCTTCTCCTACTCGGACATCACGCACAATGAAGTCATGCACAAGGCGTCCGCTGTCACGGCTGCCGGGGCAGATTTCATGATCGTGGGTGCGCCCTATACGATGATCGAGTCCAACAAGCCGGTCATCTCCGTCTGCGCCGTGCGCACCGGTTGCGGCAAATCCCAGACCAGTCGCGAGGTCGTTCGTGTCCTGCAGGACATGGGCAAACGGGTGGTCACCGTGCGACACCCCATGCCTTATGGCGACTTGGTCAAGCAGGCGGTCCAGCGATTTGCCAAATACGAGGATTTTGACGAGCACCAATGCACCATCGAGGAACGGGAAGAATATGAACCGGTCATAGACATGGGAGCCGTCATTTACGCCGGAGTGGATTACGGCAGAATCCTCGAAGCAGCCGAGGCCGAAGCCGACGTCATCGTCTGGGACGGTGGCAACAACGACACCCCGTTCTACAAGCCGGACCTGAACATCGTCGTCTTCGATCCGCACCGGGCCGGACACGAGATGACCTATCACCCCGGCGAAACCAACATGCGCATGTGCGATGTGGCTATCATCAATAAAGTGGACAGCGCCACGAGCGAACAGGTGGCAGAGGTTCGGAAGAACATTACCACCACCAACCCCAATGCCTTGATCATCGAGGCGGACTCGGAAGTGACCGCAGACAAGCCCGAGCTGATCAGCGGCAAGCGGGTGCTCGTTGTGGAGGATGGTCCGACCCTGACCCATGGCGAGATGGCATACGGCGCAGGCGTTATCGCTGCCGAACGACTGGGTGCCGCCGAAATGGTCGACCCGCGCCCGTATCTGGTAGGGACGCTTAAGGAGACATTCGCCACTTACCCGGATATCGGTACCCTGCTCCCGGCCATGGGCTACAGCGCGCAGCAGGTTCGCGACCTTGAAGCGACCATCAACGCCACGGATTGCGATGTGGTCATCTCCGCCACCCCCATCGACATCACCGGCCTGCTATCCGTGAACAAGCCGTTGGTCCGGGTGAAGTACGGATACAAAGATAATTCAGCGCCGACTCTGGAGAGTGTTGTCAAGGAACAGTTCGGATAA
- a CDS encoding glycosyltransferase family protein produces the protein MESKSYNILMYSHDTYGLGHIRRTMAIARNLVRPGVNILIVTGSPIVGRYTMPSGVDFVRMPGMIKKTNTIYVPHSIKVDPKIAITIRKNIILSTAKAFKPDLFIVDKVPSGLKNEVLPTLKWIKKHLPCTRSVLGLRDILDDAESTRADWKRKKFPQILRDLYSEIWVYGEQNLYDPIEEYGFPEDIAEKTVFTGYIPRRVPKVRKTRRKQKQVVVTIGGGGDGYVVLDNYLKMLESNGTVDFKTLMITGPFLDPRRLDELADRARALKVQIKPFVKNLEKRMACADLVVTMGGYNTLCEILSLKKPALVIPRDNPRQEQLLRATVFKKRGLCDFIKWGDVSPELLREKINDLMTNPVNYVEQLETFQMTGLDVMCDRLTYFRENCSE, from the coding sequence ATGGAATCGAAATCATACAATATATTGATGTACTCCCATGACACGTACGGTCTGGGACACATTCGACGGACCATGGCCATTGCGCGCAATCTGGTTCGTCCCGGAGTCAACATCCTTATCGTGACCGGCTCCCCCATCGTAGGCCGGTATACCATGCCAAGCGGCGTCGACTTTGTGCGAATGCCCGGCATGATCAAGAAAACCAACACGATATACGTTCCGCACTCCATCAAGGTCGATCCGAAGATCGCCATCACCATCCGCAAAAATATCATTCTTTCCACAGCCAAAGCCTTCAAACCAGACCTCTTCATTGTCGATAAGGTCCCTTCGGGATTGAAGAACGAAGTCCTGCCGACTCTCAAGTGGATAAAAAAGCACCTGCCCTGCACCCGTTCCGTGCTGGGATTGCGCGACATCCTCGACGATGCAGAGTCCACGCGAGCCGACTGGAAGCGCAAGAAATTCCCGCAGATTCTTCGCGACCTGTATTCCGAGATATGGGTGTACGGCGAACAGAATCTGTACGACCCCATCGAGGAGTATGGCTTCCCCGAGGATATCGCGGAGAAGACCGTCTTCACCGGCTATATTCCCCGTCGTGTTCCCAAGGTTCGCAAGACCCGCCGGAAGCAGAAACAGGTGGTCGTGACTATCGGTGGCGGTGGGGATGGGTATGTCGTGCTCGACAACTATCTGAAAATGCTCGAATCCAACGGAACGGTAGATTTCAAAACACTCATGATCACCGGGCCGTTCCTCGATCCAAGGCGGTTGGATGAACTGGCGGACCGTGCCCGGGCGCTCAAAGTGCAGATCAAGCCGTTCGTCAAGAATCTGGAAAAGCGGATGGCGTGCGCCGACCTCGTGGTCACCATGGGCGGTTACAACACGTTGTGCGAAATTTTGTCTTTGAAAAAACCCGCGTTGGTCATTCCCCGTGACAATCCCCGCCAGGAGCAGCTCCTGCGCGCAACAGTGTTCAAGAAACGCGGGTTGTGCGATTTCATCAAATGGGGTGATGTTTCGCCCGAACTGCTCCGTGAGAAGATCAACGACCTCATGACCAACCCGGTCAATTATGTCGAGCAGTTGGAAACATTCCAAATGACCGGTCTGGACGTCATGTGTGACCGTCTGACCTACTTCCGAGAGAATTGCAGTGAATAA
- a CDS encoding GNAT family N-acetyltransferase: MTATAKLRRVKPGDIDAICDLLHTHMNPEFSVERWRRLFEPQWCIDNPDMGIVAVDGDRIVGFHGHVCSHRTVGTRQERFVNFSSWYILKEYRGQGLGRKMLEMAISDPNTTYVVCSLSPKRIDYFKTLGMDVLDTERLLWRKEGHEYENLELINDPEVIAMRANPDEVIVLNDHEGLPITPLLVSTKCTQCLLLLSVAKKKGGRVYYDVLYRSNPGLFTDRAPDIAQALLPDGDVVLAADRRFVEKDAPEAEVETIKSPRFYKTNSVRPRNVDLAYSEIILLDMKLD; this comes from the coding sequence ATGACAGCTACAGCCAAACTCCGCCGGGTCAAACCCGGTGACATTGACGCTATTTGCGACCTGCTCCACACCCACATGAACCCCGAGTTCTCGGTGGAACGCTGGAGACGACTTTTTGAACCGCAGTGGTGCATCGACAACCCGGACATGGGCATTGTCGCGGTGGACGGTGACCGCATCGTCGGTTTCCACGGCCACGTCTGCTCGCACCGCACCGTAGGCACCCGCCAGGAGCGCTTCGTCAACTTTTCCTCCTGGTACATCCTCAAGGAATACCGCGGACAGGGCCTGGGCCGGAAGATGCTTGAAATGGCCATCTCCGATCCCAACACGACCTATGTGGTCTGCTCGCTTTCGCCCAAGCGCATCGATTATTTCAAGACCCTCGGCATGGATGTGCTCGACACCGAGCGCCTGTTGTGGCGCAAGGAAGGGCACGAATACGAGAATCTTGAGTTGATCAACGATCCTGAAGTGATCGCCATGCGCGCCAATCCCGACGAAGTCATTGTGCTCAACGACCATGAGGGATTGCCGATCACGCCGCTGCTCGTATCCACCAAGTGCACCCAGTGCCTGCTGCTGCTTTCCGTCGCCAAAAAGAAAGGCGGCCGGGTCTATTACGATGTGCTCTACCGCAGCAATCCCGGCCTGTTCACGGACCGCGCACCCGACATTGCCCAGGCGCTGCTGCCCGATGGCGATGTGGTTCTGGCCGCAGATCGTCGTTTTGTGGAGAAGGACGCGCCCGAAGCCGAGGTGGAAACCATCAAGTCGCCCCGTTTCTACAAGACGAACAGCGTTCGTCCGCGCAACGTGGATCTGGCCTACTCGGAGATCATCCTGCTGGACATGAAACTGGATTAA
- the rocD gene encoding ornithine--oxo-acid transaminase produces the protein MMKSQEYILLEDEFGAHNYKPLDVVIERGEGIWVWDVDGKKYLDCLSAYSAVNQGHCNPKIMQAMFDQAKKLTLTSRAFRNDQLGPLYKELCDLTNSHKVLPMNSGAEAVETAIKAVRKWGYQIKGVPEDKAEIIVCRNNFHGRTITIISFSTDPTSTNGFGPFTPGFKVVDFGDAQALEDAITENTVAFMVEPIQGEAGVIIPPDGYLRDVRRICDENEVVLIFDEIQTGLGRTGKMLAEEHEGVEADLTLIGKALSGGFYPVSAVLSNTEVLGVLKPGEHGSTFGGNPLACAIARTALRVLRDDGLIDNAATLGEYFTQGLRAIDNPKIKEVRGRGMLIGVEFHPEAGGARQYCEKLKEAGLLCKETHETIIRFAPPLVITKEDIDWALERITPILSE, from the coding sequence ATGATGAAATCTCAGGAATACATTCTGCTGGAAGATGAATTCGGAGCCCACAACTACAAGCCGCTGGATGTGGTCATCGAGCGAGGCGAGGGCATCTGGGTGTGGGACGTTGACGGGAAAAAGTATCTCGATTGCCTCTCCGCCTATTCTGCCGTGAACCAGGGCCACTGCAACCCCAAGATCATGCAGGCCATGTTTGATCAGGCCAAGAAGCTGACCCTGACCTCTCGCGCCTTCCGCAACGACCAGCTCGGCCCGCTTTACAAGGAGCTGTGCGACCTGACCAACTCGCACAAGGTGCTGCCCATGAACTCCGGTGCCGAAGCCGTGGAAACCGCCATCAAGGCCGTTCGCAAATGGGGATATCAGATCAAGGGCGTCCCCGAGGACAAGGCCGAAATCATCGTCTGCCGCAACAACTTCCACGGGCGGACCATCACCATCATTTCCTTCTCCACCGATCCGACATCCACCAATGGCTTCGGGCCGTTCACGCCCGGCTTCAAGGTGGTGGATTTCGGTGATGCGCAGGCGCTGGAAGACGCCATAACCGAGAACACCGTGGCTTTCATGGTCGAGCCCATACAGGGCGAAGCCGGGGTCATCATCCCGCCCGACGGCTACCTGCGCGATGTTCGCCGTATCTGCGATGAGAACGAAGTCGTGCTCATTTTCGATGAAATCCAGACCGGTCTGGGACGGACCGGCAAGATGCTGGCCGAGGAACATGAAGGGGTCGAGGCTGATCTGACACTCATCGGCAAGGCGCTTTCCGGCGGGTTCTATCCCGTGTCAGCAGTCCTCTCCAACACTGAGGTCCTTGGCGTACTCAAGCCCGGCGAACACGGCTCCACCTTCGGTGGCAATCCACTGGCCTGCGCCATCGCCCGAACCGCTCTCCGGGTATTGCGCGACGACGGCCTCATCGACAACGCCGCCACACTCGGCGAGTACTTCACGCAGGGACTGCGCGCCATCGACAATCCCAAAATCAAGGAAGTACGCGGCCGCGGCATGCTCATCGGCGTGGAATTCCACCCCGAAGCAGGCGGTGCCCGTCAGTATTGCGAAAAGCTCAAGGAAGCGGGACTGCTTTGCAAGGAGACCCATGAGACCATCATCCGGTTCGCCCCGCCTCTGGTCATCACCAAGGAAGACATCGACTGGGCGCTGGAGCGCATCACGCCTATCCTCAGTGAGTAG
- a CDS encoding FadR/GntR family transcriptional regulator, which produces MIFTVKKIKPSRRFQQVVDEIETAILNGKLKPGDQLPPELELKNMFGTGRGTIREALRVLEEKGLVSIRAGATGGAFVTHADTAKLTEHLDLLVQAQSIAPGHIREFREAVEPIAAALAAGRISQAGIERITACFNQAEQAIHDNNPTAFLEGDVAVHVAIAELTGNPLLTAVLKMVHEQVLGTSETYALTGNRNLHDNLEDLRDLVAAVTRGDVEDARQRAMEHVRKFHGRMNAAKGAT; this is translated from the coding sequence ATGATCTTCACAGTCAAAAAAATCAAACCAAGCAGACGATTCCAGCAAGTGGTTGATGAGATTGAAACGGCAATTCTCAATGGAAAACTAAAGCCTGGGGATCAACTGCCGCCCGAACTGGAACTCAAGAACATGTTCGGCACTGGGCGCGGCACCATACGCGAAGCCCTTCGAGTGCTTGAGGAAAAGGGGCTTGTCTCCATCCGGGCCGGAGCCACAGGAGGCGCCTTTGTCACCCACGCCGATACGGCCAAGCTCACCGAGCACCTCGACCTGCTTGTACAGGCCCAGTCCATAGCGCCGGGGCATATTCGGGAGTTCCGCGAGGCTGTGGAGCCCATTGCCGCGGCATTGGCAGCCGGGCGCATCTCGCAGGCAGGAATAGAACGGATAACCGCCTGCTTCAATCAGGCGGAACAGGCAATACACGACAACAACCCAACGGCGTTTCTGGAGGGCGATGTGGCTGTTCATGTCGCCATTGCAGAGCTTACCGGCAACCCGCTCCTCACGGCCGTACTCAAGATGGTACACGAGCAGGTGCTGGGAACTTCGGAAACATACGCCCTTACCGGCAACAGGAATCTCCATGACAACCTCGAAGACCTTCGCGATCTGGTCGCAGCCGTGACCCGGGGCGATGTCGAGGATGCCCGACAGCGGGCAATGGAACACGTACGAAAATTTCACGGCCGAATGAACGCGGCCAAAGGAGCAACATGA
- a CDS encoding 23S rRNA (pseudouridine(1915)-N(3))-methyltransferase RlmH, protein MSKISFIWVGKLKESFAQEGCAHYWKKLSRFFKLEESMVKDGPSKLPNDDRNRKEGEGILAKMKKGDVLVILDEHGDRLTSRQLAKRLRKWTDAPNQRPVFVIGGPFGLSDEVKAAARYSIRLSDMTLPHELARLLLLEQLYRAGTIHKNMPYHHD, encoded by the coding sequence ATGAGCAAAATCAGTTTTATCTGGGTCGGCAAGCTCAAGGAATCCTTCGCCCAGGAGGGGTGCGCGCATTACTGGAAGAAACTTTCCCGATTTTTCAAGCTGGAAGAGTCCATGGTCAAGGACGGCCCCAGCAAGTTGCCCAATGACGATCGCAACAGGAAGGAAGGCGAGGGAATACTCGCCAAGATGAAGAAAGGTGATGTGCTCGTCATTCTGGACGAACACGGCGACCGATTGACCTCACGGCAGTTGGCGAAACGACTGCGCAAATGGACGGACGCCCCCAACCAGCGGCCCGTTTTCGTCATTGGCGGTCCTTTCGGACTGTCCGACGAAGTCAAGGCGGCCGCCCGCTATTCCATCCGGCTCAGCGACATGACCCTGCCTCACGAGCTGGCGCGCCTGCTCCTGCTTGAGCAGTTGTACCGAGCCGGAACCATTCATAAAAACATGCCCTACCATCACGATTAG
- a CDS encoding glycosyltransferase, translating to MVLKGYPRISETFISNEIKLLEEMGFTIHIYSMRAPRESFSHDSIKDIKAKVTYLPSSMILGLPALLWHNIRLFLRMPKRYLKCLELMKTRFKLAPKKHTWIKHMLQGGYIMQKSVIDDGVDIGHLHGHFAHTPTTVTMYAAELADVPFSFTAHAKDIYTQDPRRFQDKIDRAEFVVTCTKYNERYLSKVSPNGKPIHCVYHGINLDLFSPNGRSTEAKPPYNILTVARFVEKKGLDTVLYALAKLRDEGIPFTYTLVGEGKAKFNRKIEQLIKELHLEDVVTMPGTITHDEVIRLLGEADCFTLGCREAEDGDRDGIPNVVAEAMATGVPVVATDVSGVPELVEHGETGLLCPSNDAGALADRLKRMLTHQDLRAKIIPAARAKVHEVFDNKKLIHELGEIYISHGVPCGK from the coding sequence ATGGTGCTCAAGGGATACCCCCGTATTTCCGAGACATTCATATCCAACGAAATAAAGCTGCTGGAGGAGATGGGGTTCACCATCCACATCTATTCCATGCGCGCTCCCCGCGAGAGCTTCAGCCATGATTCCATCAAGGATATCAAGGCCAAGGTGACCTACCTTCCCTCATCCATGATTTTGGGGCTGCCCGCGTTGCTCTGGCACAATATCCGGCTGTTCCTGCGGATGCCCAAGCGTTATCTCAAGTGCCTTGAGTTGATGAAGACCCGCTTCAAGCTCGCGCCCAAAAAGCACACCTGGATCAAGCACATGCTTCAGGGCGGTTACATCATGCAGAAGTCGGTGATCGACGATGGCGTGGATATCGGCCACTTGCACGGGCATTTCGCGCATACACCGACCACCGTGACGATGTACGCGGCTGAACTGGCCGATGTGCCGTTCTCCTTCACTGCCCATGCCAAGGATATTTACACCCAGGACCCGCGCCGGTTTCAGGACAAGATCGACCGGGCCGAGTTCGTGGTCACCTGCACCAAGTACAATGAGCGCTACCTGTCCAAGGTGTCGCCCAACGGCAAGCCGATCCATTGCGTGTACCATGGCATCAACCTCGATCTCTTTTCACCCAATGGGCGTTCCACTGAGGCCAAGCCACCGTACAACATTCTGACCGTGGCCCGTTTCGTGGAGAAGAAGGGCCTCGATACGGTGCTGTACGCGCTGGCCAAACTGCGTGATGAGGGTATTCCCTTTACGTATACACTGGTGGGCGAGGGCAAAGCCAAGTTCAATCGAAAGATCGAACAGCTCATCAAGGAGCTGCATCTGGAAGATGTTGTGACCATGCCCGGAACCATCACCCACGACGAGGTGATCCGACTTCTGGGCGAGGCCGATTGTTTCACCCTTGGATGCCGTGAGGCAGAAGACGGTGATCGTGACGGCATCCCCAACGTGGTGGCCGAAGCCATGGCTACCGGGGTGCCGGTTGTGGCAACGGATGTCTCGGGCGTGCCCGAACTGGTGGAGCATGGCGAAACCGGCCTGCTGTGCCCGTCCAATGACGCCGGGGCGCTGGCCGACCGGCTCAAGCGCATGCTCACCCATCAGGATCTGCGCGCCAAGATCATTCCGGCGGCACGGGCCAAGGTTCATGAGGTATTCGACAACAAGAAACTCATCCATGAACTGGGCGAAATCTACATCTCCCATGGGGTTCCCTGCGGAAAGTAG
- a CDS encoding YkgJ family cysteine cluster protein: MSTDETKEFLASLPELEEGKTYNFKCYPGISCFNACCSDLDLPLTPYDILRMRKSLGKNSIDFLRVYTVGHRASDTNFPVFKLRMSDNKARTCHFVSDQGCAVYQDRPGACRMYPLGRATRPDGDGGIKEQFFIVQEDHCKGFQEPDEWTGQSWKEDQGFQEYTASNDRYMNILARIKEGGRPVSDKMSHMATLALYKVDEFQRFIEKMRLFERVDVDEKRQQAILNDEFVCLSFAMDWFELMLFHDTTKLQPKNVPGRTPCQK; encoded by the coding sequence ATGAGTACAGATGAAACCAAAGAATTTCTGGCCTCCCTGCCGGAACTTGAAGAAGGCAAGACATACAACTTCAAATGTTATCCCGGCATATCCTGCTTCAACGCCTGCTGTAGCGATCTCGACCTGCCGCTGACCCCCTACGATATCCTGCGCATGCGTAAGTCCCTGGGTAAAAACTCCATCGATTTTCTCCGCGTGTACACCGTAGGACACCGCGCCTCCGATACGAATTTCCCTGTTTTCAAACTCCGCATGTCCGACAACAAGGCCCGCACCTGTCACTTTGTCAGTGATCAGGGATGTGCCGTGTATCAGGACCGCCCCGGCGCCTGCCGCATGTATCCGCTGGGTCGTGCCACACGCCCTGACGGCGACGGCGGCATCAAGGAACAGTTCTTCATTGTCCAGGAAGATCACTGCAAAGGCTTTCAGGAGCCGGACGAATGGACCGGCCAGAGCTGGAAGGAAGATCAGGGTTTCCAGGAATATACCGCGAGCAATGATCGCTACATGAATATTCTCGCCCGCATCAAGGAAGGTGGCCGCCCGGTATCGGACAAGATGAGCCACATGGCGACCCTTGCCCTGTACAAGGTCGACGAGTTCCAGCGTTTCATCGAGAAAATGCGTCTTTTCGAGCGGGTGGATGTGGACGAAAAGCGCCAGCAGGCCATCCTCAACGATGAGTTTGTCTGTCTCTCCTTTGCCATGGACTGGTTCGAGCTGATGCTGTTCCACGATACCACCAAGCTGCAACCCAAAAACGTTCCCGGGCGTACGCCCTGCCAAAAATAG